From Quercus lobata isolate SW786 chromosome 11, ValleyOak3.0 Primary Assembly, whole genome shotgun sequence:
CATGCATGGCAGACTACACACGTTTTGGAAACCTCTCTATCTCTAAATGGATTGTTGGAGACTCCacaacataattatcaaatagaTTTGGATTGTTGGATACTACACAACGTAATTATCAAACAGCTTTAGCACTTGATTTGGTATGTAATTTACCCACTTGTTTAACGATAGGGTTATTGACGGAACTGTatcttcaattaaaatttaatagaaattaataatattttctaaaatacaataaaaactCTTAAAGGCTTAAAATTTGAtagataaattttaaaaaatatataagagaaaTTAAAGATTAAGTACGTAATTTCATACTTAAtgcaatcttcttcttcttttatgtaaaaaaattaaatgaccagatctttaagtttttatataaatatataaattaaatattcaaataaatatttaaatgataagtcataaatatgtaattatcttattaagaaaatatataattaaaatttgaagtgAAAAAATAGACATATATGGGGAATGTTAATACAAATAGAAGTAGAAATAATTCACTATAttcaaagaaaattatatataaaaaagttaaaaacattaaatgaaataaaataaaatcattttgaaaattcataGGTTTTTTAGTACTCCACTTTATATAAATTAAGAGATGCTTTTATAGAAATAATATTCATTGAATAATGGAAATTGTATTCGGGGATCTCTTCTTTAATATAGCATCTTTCCGTATATAGAAAATACGGATGgttccaaaaaggaaaaagaaaatagaaagagagaaagaaatgcGGGTACCATGGTTTAATTGGGTTTGACCATATAATATAGTAatataccattaaaaaaaaaacatttaaaaaataataataattgatgatTCAAAACGGTTTAGGTAATGGATCATGGCCAATCCAGATTTAATAACTATgatttttgtatattatttatttatttatttttgaataataaTTATAGAGAGCATTCACATCATATTCCTATTTTTCTCCATATTCTAGAATAATAATCTACTACCTAATATCTTTTTGAAACTCATATCAAATTTTCTATTCTAggcattattttaattatttaatttttttatttctttatttccaaaacatttttttttaatttattgagaagtgctacattcacaacaattttacaataaattataagcGGTAAGATATCACtgattcaaatttaaatctactactgaaattactttttttcccattaataataattcataataacctgctaaatataatttaatttgttgtaaaagtattataaaactGTTGCAAatatagcatttttcttttttattttagttacaatgacacaaaaatagtaaaaaaatagtttggGAACAAATAGTGTTTTCCTAAATATAAGAAAGCATTTTAGTGTTTATTATGCACGCTCTCTCACCATTTACGTGTAGTTTGGGGGTGTGTAAAAGTATGTATAACACCTAGTGAactattttttacccaaaataagAAACCTGACCCAAATGCTTGTGTGTTTATTAGGCACCCCGCTTGAGCTATAACGTAATGATTACCGCTCTTGCCTATAAATACCTCAATCACATATCCCATCTTCATTCAGAACCAGAAGACTAAAAACTAGCTCTCCCTTGCACAGAGATAAAATGGGGTTTATCAAGTATTTGCTAGCCATATGCTTCTTGGGGTTGGCCCTACTTCATGTCTCCCTAGCCCAAAGCTCCCACCAAGACTTTGTCAATGCACACAATGCAGCTCGTGCCAAAGTTGGTGTTGGTCCAATTAGATGGAACTACACAATTGCAGCCTATGCTCAAAATTATGCTAATAAGAGATCGGGAGACTGCAACTTGGAACATTCAGAAGGGCCCTATGGAGAAAATCTTGCTGAAGGTTATGATAACTTAAACGGAGTGGATGCAGTGAATTTGTGGATAGCAGAGAAGCCTTACTATAACCACAAGTCCAACCAATGTGTCGGTGGTGAGTGCCTGCACTATACTCAGGTTGTTTGGCGTGATTCGGTTCATCTTGGGTGTGCTAGAGTCAAGTGCCACAATGGGTGGATGTTCGTCATTTGCAGCTATGATCCTCCGGGTAATTATGAAGGCGAACGTCCTTTTTAAGTGGTTTCATTAGTTACTAATTATGATTATGTTGTTCCTTATCAGGAGTGTATGTGGTGGTAgtacctttcaaaaaaaaagagtgtatGTGGTAGTAACCAAATATATATGCATACCTTCTGAAGGATATAATGAAATATGTTTCTGTCACTTTTACTATCATGAAGAAgaaatttgttttcactttgtTAATTTTCGTTCATACAATGGAACTGATCACTGCTATGACGTTTCTGTCACTGGAATAAGTTTCTCTGACATATGTTAGACTTTCCCCACTCATTGAACATGGAAGGGTCCGGAGGTAGACATATAAGTTAATTCCCTGAAAACAACTTACCATGGGGGGCCATGCGAAGGTAAAGAGTCTATTTTCTAATAAGGAAATATAAATCACAAAATGGTAGATATATAAGAGCATATGGAATTAAATCAAGAATATTTAAGCACATTAAAGATAAGAATAAAGTCAATATATTGAACAAGAAATTAACTGATACGTGTAATTTGATTGCCTTCCTTTTAACTTTGAAAACATAATTAGCACATAACCCGTTTGAGAATACTGGATACCATATATGACTGTATAGGTTTATGGCTGAGCTTTTCTTTTATGGTAAGAAAAGAGGATAGGAtaatctaagaaaaaaaaaaaaaaaaaagcattatgttttttttatcaCGTGAACGTCAATAATTACATTAAAGATAGGAAAAAAGCATGGGAGTAGGGTACTTAATCATTTCTAAGGGCATCTGTTCTCCGCAAATCATGTCAAGACGGGTGCTTCTTGCCATTTACGACAACGCGTCTTATTCTATACAAACTTTGCCATGTGATTATATCAGCCGCTGTCTactataatagaattttatggTGCCATGTGTATGTTCAGGAGTGATCAGCACCGCTACTAGTACATATATTATTGCCCCAGGAGGGGTGGCCCAGTGGGTGACATTCCGCATACAAGCACAAGGTCTCTTGTTTGAGTTATGATGGGTACCAAATGGGGAGTGAATTCTTAATTTGCATTGTGCCTCATCTGCTGGCTCTCATGGGATGTTAGGATGAGGTCTATGACACCCCAGTCATAGTAACTATAACTTAATCCAACATTCCCTTATGGAGGTGCCTCTATTAGGTCATGCCCTGAAGAGTAGGTCACATATGGTCGCTCCCGCCCCtcttttgttcataaaaaaaaaaaaaaaaaaaatacatatattattGGGGTAATGCTACAAcaacctctttcttttcttttctttttttttttttaatatttttacataCCGTTGAGTcggtaaatttttattattttttatctaggtcaattacttaaataatttttttacttaccaataattacttatcacattagtaatttgtataaaaaaaaattttgtaggtTCAGCATTTTCATATAGGCAAAAAtacacttttagtccctacattttgaatctattttcattttggtctctaATTTGATTTCACGCCTACCCTAGTCCCTGAAATCAGAAAATCATTTCTGTTTTGGTCCTTACCGCCATCTCAGTAATGGAAAAAACATATGTGGCAAATGGAATGCATTGTTAAGATAGTAAAttatatttggcattttttaaatgccgcgtcaacatttaaatttaaaaaaaaaaaaaaaaaaaaaaaaccaactcagaaaattaaataatttaaaattttaaaataaacattaatctaattaaaaataataatttaattaaaataaaatatattattaaaaaataaactttgaaatCTGAAGATAACAAGCTGTGCATAAAACCCATTAACAAAAACTCTAGCATCAAATAAACTTGGTTCCCACATCCAAATAATAAACCCATCCACAAAACCTCTGGGATCAAAAACTATACTGGGAGCTATGGACTTGTGGTGACCAATTTTCAAAACCCATTAACgaaaccaaagatccaaacggTCTGACCGATCTTCGTTTTCTCAGACAAGATCTCTCTCTTTCAGCTTTTTCTTTGGGATCTGGCTTTGATATGggtttagagaaagagatgggCTCAAATCGGTGTAGTGGTTTGAAGTGGTGGTCGGTCCGGTGGTGGTGGGGGTGGATCATTGGTTGGGTTTGTTGTTGGCGTGGGTTGCGGTGGCTTGATGTGCCCATTGGTGACTGATCGGTGGCAATGGTGGTGATTGGTGGTCTGATCTATTCATATGGATTGCAGATTGGTGGTCTGACTTTGATTTGTTCTGTTTTGATCCCTGTGTTTGCTCTTGttctgggtttgtttgtgttgaGTTCGACTTGCTCTTaattgatggtggtggtgggtttgattGTGAGAACATGAAGTGTGCTGGGTATCCTTACTCTTGttctgggtttgtttgtgtttttggtttttggagaGAACGTGgagttgtttgtttttatgtattttttgtgTAAATTCTGGGTTTATAGGTTTGTTGGAGATTGAGTTGGTTACTATTTTATGGGTTTATTTATTCGGTTTACTTATGatttggtttggtttctttcatttatttcttgtttttctagATTTGGTGGAGATTAGACTTTGGTTGCTGGATTTGGAGTTGAGGTTTGCTAGAGATTGGTTTGGTTGCTGGGtttatttcttggatttggGAAGAACATGTTCTTAcggaaaaaataatgaaagtaaaaaaataggCAGAAGTCACATTTTCGCCCCTACATTTTCAAGCGATTCTTACTTTGGtccctagattttatttttaccgcttttagtttCTATCCTAAAAAACACTTCCTGTTTTAGTCCCTGCCGTTATATCAGAGACGAAAAATGCACACGTAACAAACAGCAGaattaaaaagatattaaaataatgtCCAGAACCTAATCAACAAGTGCCTCCGCACGCTGCGCAAAAAGCTTAACCACATAACTCAAATGGAAGAAGCCATCGCTTAAGGCAAACCGATCAACAAGGAGCAAGAAGAAGTCCTCTGCTTGAAACCCGTCGTCTTAGCTCTCATCAATGAGCTCAACAAGCTCCACCAGCCTCTCGCCCAAGCTATCGCTGAagagctctctctctccactcaaCGCCTCCACCTCTCCCCCTCTGATTCCACCGCCAACAACAccaaaaccaataacaaccacaaccacgatgacaacaacaacaacaacaacaattacaaATCCACCGCCTCCTCCTCCGATGAGCAGAACCGGAATGATGAATCTGACCTTGGCCTTGTGGAGGATCTTCTGAGTCTGCTCTACTTCAGCTAGCTCTTCGATGTGAAGTCACAGGGAGGTTTCACCACCACGATGCTAACGAGGACTCATGTATGCGGATGTTGCTTGACCTACAATTACATCACCGACGATGCCACTGATCTGCTCAGCGAGCGGGAAGCTCTGGCTTGCTAAGTTCGATCAGCCTATTGATTCCAATGCCAAccttattttaatattttggacattattttaatatttttttaattctgatGTTTGCCACATGTGCATTTTCTGTCTCTGATATAACAACATGGACCAAAACATGAAGCGTTTTTCAAGATATGGACTAAAagcgataaaaataaaatttagggaccaaagtgggaatctTCTGAAAATGTACGAACGAAAATGTGATTTctgacaaaaaaaagaaaaaactaattttaatttattttatttttggtttaaattttctgagttggcttttttttattaatttaaatattgatgtAGCATTTAAAAATtgctaaatataattttttattattttattagccacgttAGCATTTACTGTGCCAACAGTGCATTCTGTTTGCCACGTATACTTTTTCCATTTCTAAGATTACGACAGGGACCAAGACGGAAATGATTTTCTGATTTCAGGGACTGACATAGGCGTAAAATCAaattagggaccaaaatgaaaataggCTCAAAATATATGGACTAAAAGTGTATTTTTGTCTTCCATATATTATTGTTCCCAACCCACCACAAATCACACATATGCATCAAAACCAtcctctatttcttttttggtggtCAGATTTGAATCACATCAGCTATGCAAATATATTGTGAGTATGTCTAATATAAATGTGGTATAATCGATTAGATTAGCCTTTCAGTTAACTTTAAGGGCCCGTTTATTTGGAAGAGTGGAAAAGTGAGGATAAAAAAtggtgagaggatggaaaagtgggaggatagaaaagatttttattttcctcatttttgtttggttgggagtgaaaaaataaaggtatggaaaaagtgagtttatataaatttactcatgtatatttattaaaaatgatgcccaattaaaacaaaaaaaaaagtgaccaaaaaaaaaaaaatatatatatatatatatatatgagcaacgtacacttaaataaataaaataaaataaaaaggaaagaacgTGCAAtgagggaagaaaaaaaaggaagaagaagaagaagaggcacGTCTAggagggaggaaaaaaaataaaaaggagacaacgaccaagagagagagaaaaaagtgagGAAGAGCAATGTACGGACAAAGCTCATGTGCAAGTGcataagaatatttttttccattaaacagtctcattttcttttttcagttttctctctattttgaGGAGGAAACATTTTGGTGGGCCTAGGAAAAAAAcacttgggccccacaatttattttccttcctctcaCCCAATTAaacacactccaaaaaaaaatttcttctcattttttctccaaaatttttcaaccacctttttcacctccaaacaaacacaccctaaacgTAGTAAGAGTCTAAGAAAATCAATTCAAGCTCAAGTTCATTCTTAATATAAAGCTACGCctataaaattttggtttgacgAGCATTGCCTTAGCTTTGACTTGATTCTTGAACTATGGTCGTGTGACTCTCAAGTCTCATTGAAGCAAAGGGATATGCTAgaaattatttcttttgaaCAACCACAAAGTTGGTTAACCTATTTTTTAGAATGTATATCTCGATTGTTTAACAAGTTGCTTTAACTTAAGCTTTGAACCACAGTTCTTAAAAGCGGACGGGAGAGGACAAGTATAAAAAGGATAATAATTTTTGTGCAACAGTAAATTATAAGAAACCTTTTTGGATATTATCATTTTGGCTTATTTGAAAAGGCAAAACAAGAAGCTCCCTAAGTTTTGGACGGAGAGGAACCCCTGCTCCTCtcaccccccccaaaaaaaaaaaaaaaatctattcctCCTCATGTGACAAGGTAGTTAGTTTTGTCCCTGTCTCCCTGAACAAGATCATATTAACTGTTGCTAAAGATTGATTAACCTATATAAACGACCTAGGCACTAGAGACTAGAAAGGGCTTAATAAGTGACAAACTGTCTTGGGGAGTTGAAATAAGTAGATATAGAGatggcttaatttttttaatcttaattttttctggattattttatcattattcACCCTGTcttggtatttttgttattgtttgtgATGTTAACAATATTGACCTAGCCTTAACATCGATCTAAGTTCTGAAACAAAAGTTAAGAATTTCccaattaatatattttgtatttggattACTTTCTCAACCAATGATATTGATATCTTGGCAGCCTTCTAAGTAACTCCTTAGCCTGAAGTTCCAATCGAAGAAGTAGATGTCATAGTAGGCAGTACCTAAGAGATCTTCAACGGGTACATAAACAACTGTGCGGACTTATGGGCTTAACAGTCTTGATTGGTGTCCCAAAGATATATATGTTTACCGCTATACAATTACAACCATTATTGCTCAATGAATACAGGACGCCCATGCTTTAGCACCTGGTTCAATGGCTTACAAGCAATAGTTAGGAGTGTTTTAACATTTCCAAACCAAATTgatgaaattattaattaaaatcttTGGTACTTAAAACACATGCATCATGACGCAATAGCAAGTTACAATTGGTATGATAGGGATACAATGTATAAAAATCCTTTTATGTGGAAGGAAAATAATTTATCACTATTTATCATTAATTGGTATGTGCGAGAGTTATAAAAagatctcttctttttttcttttttcattttttaagtgaaaagtATGTTAGTGAGAATATCTGTAAGTGTATTCGGAGCTAGACTTCATATTTGACATGACACTTTCTAGTGTAACATCCCTAGGCTTGGATTGTAAGAGGTATGAggttaaattatatttttgaccTAGAGAACATCGAATGGTGGATTAGAGGTGATACACAGAGaagggaaatataaaaaatatgagaaCGAATCAAGCAAGAGATCATGGAGGAAACAAAGAATTTTGACTGGTTTTCAATGATGCATCAgataacttcaaaaaaaaaaaaaaatgtatttcaTTCCAGGGCTAGGCTTTGTTAAGGCCTTCTATTTTCAGCATTGCTAGTAAGGACAGGTTCGCCTAGATAATT
This genomic window contains:
- the LOC115968791 gene encoding basic form of pathogenesis-related protein 1-like, translating into MGFIKYLLAICFLGLALLHVSLAQSSHQDFVNAHNAARAKVGVGPIRWNYTIAAYAQNYANKRSGDCNLEHSEGPYGENLAEGYDNLNGVDAVNLWIAEKPYYNHKSNQCVGGECLHYTQVVWRDSVHLGCARVKCHNGWMFVICSYDPPGNYEGERPF